CATTCCTCCCCTATACCATACCAAAAATCAATAACTGTACATGACGCAATTACAGATACCGTTTATGGGGAAGTTGAATATTGACACGATGTCAACGAGACTCAAGCAACGTGcaataatcgatttaataacgagaaacgttataaccgttatattataatattattaccgaATCGATAATGAATAGCCGAGAGCAGCAGTTCTGTATTTACGCCTTACCTTCAGCTGCCGAACATATGAATTGATGGATTCAatatagtttgtaatagcAATTACCATAAAAGCTTATTCACACTATGGTGGATCATTCATTCACCgcacaaattatttgttttgcgTAGTACCGCATGACACACACATTTCATATGCGGGCGCACagtaaagttaaattattaaatgaatttacacAAGCCAAGTTCAATTACAATTGTATGTAGCACCTTTTCCGAGGAATCAATTGCCAGTATCCTTTCTTAACAGAGTTGCCAACATGTTCAAAGCAAATTGGAAATCTCAAATTGCGCTCTGCCATGGTATTAGTTTAGAATATTGccgttattatttaaacttaATTAGTTAATTGGGAAGCGAGAAACTACAGGAAACTATAATCGAACTTCACTTAAgtgaattcgtttaattatcgcgTTGTATTTGGCGCCCCTTTCTCAAGATCGATTGGCGAATGTTTAAGGCATCTAATACCAACGGacagaatgtaaatttaattctaacaaaaggggaagaattaagatttattattatgcttaaacatattataatataaggcattcaataatattcaaattgcgACTTCTAAACGGATTACAGATTTTTCCTGACAAAGTTCCACCGTTCCCTCGAAAGCCCGTCATAATTCCTTCGGGAACATCTCTTAagcgtttcaatgaaattgtcGAGCACAGCACTCTTCTGGTCCCCAGCAAACTCAATTTCAATAGAACTACATTTAGCATTAATTATATGCGTAAGATGGGATTTATTCAAATCAtgtcgtataataaatattcacaagatatatgtatacattaaatatattgtaatttctgttttcagCAGTTTcgctacttttatataaaacaatataaaaatgtaaatgtatgtaAGGTGGTTGAAACGACATAGCGAGATCATAATATCGGTCaataactatttaaatatttttgtgctaaatatattataaaaaaaatatatatgtttatatgtacttgtattaaatatttgtaaattctatatacattattagatTGATTGCAAACTTTACCGATGACCGTAATAGTCGTCTACGTCGGTTAAAACTAAATcatagatatttatgcaaatttttgtaaatttcaatattaaatttttgtaacttacagaatgaaatttaaaaaatgttgcatctactaaatattataaaatctactATGTTCTCAATGGAGTTTACAATAAAACTTTACCGTTGAACAACGATCGTCTAAATAAACATAAGTCTGGCGATGTAATTAAACctgtgttttattttgaactaCTGATAACGATGAAACTTTTCATGTTGACGATGGTATAAAGAGATACGTGCATCCGCAAAACGAGCAAATGTAGGAAgcgagtaaataaatttcagaattgttaaatatgaaaattaccgTTACACTGTGGATTTTATCCAACATCATGTATTCTGAACACGACTAAAGGATTAAAACCCCGACAGATATTTGTTTCGTccgaaacaaatatatatatatgtatatatatagagagagagagacagagtaaCATAGATATGTATAGTAACATAATCTCTAAGCGACCTTCATCTCGTGAAGTTTATGCCTATCGAGATCGCAGGTTTTAGCAAACGTGGACGTTGAAACCAAAGAATATAAGGAAATATCTTCTATTGCAGTAATATCATTTATCCCTTACTTTCTCTTAGATTATCGTCTTTCACTTGCTTCGGCTAATTCATTACGGACGGTACTCGACTCGCTGACAAATTGAAAGCGATTACGTCTTCGGATCCTCTCGCGTGTCGTTTCAGATTTCAGgtttaattttcgaaactaAATTCCACTTCAGGATCttcttacgttatatacataatcctattttatcattaattattcgagGCGATAGAAAGCAGAAATGTATGTAGTTGTTCGTGTGCTAAAATGGCCTTGTaaattctaaaagaaaaaaagaaaaagaaaaagccttggaaaaatgaaaaaacctTTCTCAATACTGGCCgaatttcatgtaaaatacttttcacgTTGTCACAGTTGAAAGAGATACTTTAGTAGACTTACTCGGATGGATCACCTAGCAGATTACTACACACATACGTTCAtccatatacacacacacatacgctTCTACTATCGTGAAACATATTTTGCGTTAGTTAAAAACTACGCGTAGgagaagaaaacatttttccacACAGTTGTTTGTAATACAATTTGGACGAGATATTTTGCAACGCAATATCGTTTACATGACGCTTTGTACGAGATAGCTCGCAGAGAAATATCGCTCATGTGGCGCTTTGAACGTGATATGTATGTTACACGTTTTTCACTAGAAAGAAAGATCTCGCAAATTCGAGGAACGAATCTCGCAGAATGATtcgcagaaaaattaatttgtaaaatactgcgtatttatgaatataaaagagCATCGGTTTCCACGAACAAGTAATCCTATTCCTTTGtcgtatgaaataattcaaagcaCGGTATTATGCATAATGGTACGTTACAATCGTTACAAAAGTACCTCGTTTTTTCTACGTAACTCATTCTCCTCACAACGTACGCAGTATTTTGTAGGATGGCATTTCTTTATCGTAGGAGCTATTTTCTTAGGGAAACATCGAGATTTAATGCAAAAGAGGAACTTTTTCTGAGATCTTTTTGTtttgcgataaaaattttcaactggTGTAAAATACTTCTTTAATGATCCAGAAATAATGTCTTCTTTTATCTCGCGAAAAGTTTTTCCATCTTCGTGACAAGAGAATATTACAagacaattaaatatcgttatgttAAGCAAATGTAGAAGATACTTCTCGTgccatttcataaatttacttatgGTCAGATTCTCCCGTAAAATTTGATGGATTTCATTTGCTCCACTCATGTATGTGTTATAATCTAGAACGACATTGAGTTTCTGCCGGTATTGTCCCGTACCGTGATCGATATTAGTTGACATCACCAAGCGAGGAGAATGTACAGTAGCAAGGGTTGATACTAGCTTCTTGTCTTCCCACGCACAAAAAGCCACCGTTTCGCTATATCTGACTAGCATTTgtccttttttcaatttttttatatctcttgCAATCGTCCCGTAACGTGgcatttcctttcgttttagacGTACAATACCGCAAACGTTAGttccatttttatgtaatatttcgtacaagGCAGGAGACGAATGGTAATTATTGAGGAACAGAGTTCTTCCTTGTTGAAGcaaatgtttcgttaaatgtaatacaattgAACCGTAGGCATCAAGTGGTTTGGAATTCAAGTCACGTAGCAATTGTCCACTTCGAATTGTATACATAGCCAGTTTCACATTCAGCCAAAACAAAGGTTTTTAGTCCAAAAGTTGCTCGTTTGTTAGGAATATACTGGTTATATGGCAGTCTATCTTCCCATAGCATCACGCTTTCATTAAcgacgatatttctttctggcCGATACGCGCTTTGAAAGCGTAACGGTAATCTGTCGATAACAGGTTGTACTTTGTACGTTACATCGAtgtcttttccatttatttttctcattatcctcgtcgttaaaatttaagaatcgcAGGATTCGCAAGAATTTGTCTCGTGACATAACGtttcttataaattgaaaGCTGTACATGGGATCGGTATTCCAATACATAGAGATCGTAGGTAAATGGACTATAcacgtgtaaataataatagggATGGCGGAATACATATCAGTAACGGTAATATTATAAGGAACCCTGGAGAAACCGTATTTCTCGAACGAAGCGAAGGAAATATCCCGCGTATTCGTTTATTAGTCAACGATATTGCGTCGACATATGTGTCTCTTTCGTGTTCCAAAGCGATTAACAACATTTGAACCTgagatattttgttcaaagCATCGCATGAATAATATACCGTGAGGTATTtcgtataaagcgttatacgaaacgacattgcgttgtaaaatatttccttctcaAATACGAGAGGATTAAAAGGATAAACATAACAAATGGAATATTGAAACGACGAAcagaataacaaaataactGTTTACTTGGAGGTATAAAGTCTGATGAATTTGTTTTGTCCTTGTTTATCTTATCGATTtgaattaaacgtaattacctttacgtaattattatgaataccTTGTACAGAAACCACTGTACGTTTCAAAAGtctaagaaatgaattttcgtttgcaaatttcacctataaattagtatacacaagCAACTTGTACATGCAGATAGAGAAATTCCACTTATTTCCTTGCATTTTGTTTTAAGGATGAAAGGATAAAATGGCTGAACGTAATAATCCTTCTTTCATACCAATTTAATGTAAGAATCGTATCGTTGAATAAACACAAATACCTacaaatcgaaaaattctgtttaaatgaatatgtatgtatacatgcattTACAATCAAGTTCCATGAATTCGTATCcatgaattgaaattattttcatatattcgaGAACAAAAGGACacgtatttatacgtaactatcGATACTATCGATTTATACGTAGCTATATATAAGGAAAAAGTATGCttgtttctttcgtgaaatgcagatatacacaattacgtataatttcatggtaaataaatgtttaaataaatattgcagaGAGTAATTAGTCGATATACCAATaagtatttaagtatttataaatatcgtgtaccaataagtatttatattttatttatttcatatttttaattttctctttacgtCAAAAGTTCTCTTCTCCTATCTCAATTATCCCAGAACTTTTCAGGTTTTTCGGCGAAAaactttattgtataatttcttgtgTCGACCAAAGAGTTACGGTCTTTATCATTAAGGGAATTTTGTAATGACCTGAATAGGGGAAAATTTGAGGGTCCAACGTCTGTTGAACACGGTGGGCGTGCTTCAACATCTTTTGTCGAGTAATCAAAGACGCGCAAAGCCACGCATTGTTCTGACGAAACTGAAACTTCTGGACGTTTTTGTTCAATTGCTGTCTCTAATTCGTCTCATTGCGAGCAATATCCTTCCGAATTTATCGTCTGGTCGTTTGTCGTCATAAACAGCGGATATATTGTTTCCTACTTGTGTAGCATTTTTGCCTTTtcggtaaaagaaaagcatcaAATGCCTATAATGAACTTTGTTTCCTTCCATATTTAGATTTGaaactaacaaaaattaatgtattctAAGCAAGACTTTTTCTAAAGATGCATCAAATATCACCTTTTACGATATGTACacaattcatttgttttcaatCATTCTGATATATTCAGACCTGTTTTAATGCCACCTACTGAACATCGGCACGAAATTTCCCAACAACCCAATGTAtcacgtaatatataatttaaatatctttataaaacaatCTCGTAACTCCTGTATATATTGCGTATGATGGAGGCAGACATAGTtttgcttctttctcctttttataatttatcacgtGTCTGATAAAATCTCATACGAATAGTTCATAGAAATAACTCAAATCTAATTTCTATATCACAATATCGAATCTTGATTCTGTAAGTATGATAATATAACCATAGTGTTCAAAGAATaggaaatcaaaatatatgacTATTTCAGCTTGTTGAAacagtttaataatatgtaaaaatacaattttatagtttacatgtacatctatgtttatatgtatgtaagtacatatataccaTTGATcgttttagataataaatgcTGTAAAcatactgtaaaataaaaatagggaTAGATAGAAGCTTTTTAagtttatgtaatatgtaaatagcaAATCTGAAAGATCCTAAGAAGTGTATTAGAAAAAGTATAGAATCCAAAAATgaccaaatattatttcattttataagagttttatttgaagaagctattacatctttatatactgtaacattaaatttgaatacaagTTTATCTTAGGATAAGTTAAGttagtaattttgttatatacgtacataaaataatacaaaatatataaaactaaattctatttgtttgttgctcatattctggaaatatataagtggagtataaacatataaacatattgtgGAGTTCTCTGATTTTAATACCACccaatatcgataaatgttatatatatacatatatatatatatatatgcagtaTCGAGGGAAAACCCTAAGAAATTGAGATCTACTTGACCATGGATTGTTCACGTCTCTGAAACTTGTGCGTGCCGGGCATACCGGAGTCATGCTATAAGGGGAGGCCGTTAATTAATTGAGAAGCGAGTATTGTCAGGTTGCCAAGGAGTGTGGTCAGCGTGAAAAAGAGAGTTGGAACCGTTGTAACGAGAGTAGCGAATGACAAATGGTGACTACGTGTATATAGATTGGCCGTACATCATACTTGATTTTGTGTTGAcgtgaacgatattaaaaccTACTAGCACTATACTCTCCCCCATTACATTACACGATATACACAcgtgtacacacacacacacacacacacacacacacacacacacacacacacacacacacacacacacaccatatcatatcatatatcgtgtaatgtaaaacttatatactcctctccgtacctcTCTGTACCCCTCGGATCAATCCTTGTTTTTAAAGAGAGCTATTCATTTACTTCATACCTCTATTAAGTACACGCCCTTGCCCTGACCGTGACCGCGTCCCATTAATCTAGGGCATCCATAAATCTAGGGCACCCATAAATCTAGGGCACCCATAttcggattaaatcataaataattatttctcagctttattatttaaatacagctataataataataaaaaaaaaactggactaaagtatcggggacctttccaaacatttcaaaagaaaaactccaatgtcctttcatctccgacatatatgtatatatatatattaaaatgtcacACCTACTTTTATCATCAAGTGacattaaaatcagaaaatcgaGCAAAATGTCATAATCCACAATTATGCTTGTTTCATCTTTAGTTAAAAAACACaatgtattgcgttataccATTCTCTGCAATTTCCGTATTATTAGTGAGAAGGGAGGTAGTATATTCAGGTAGATTACGAAAGGAACTAATATAATTGTGCTCGACAGAGATGTAACAGATGCAACTACGCTGCGTGTTATTCATAACGAACAGTGCTTCGGCATCTCGAACATCTACACATCTTGATTTGCAAATAGCTATGCACAGTTGCAACAGATTTAATAAGGTCTCAGAACACTTAACTCGTCCTTCAACGTTTTACAACTTGCAAGATTTCTACGTTGAAAGATACATTATCAATTTGCCAATAAGTTACTTTCAAACCCAaacttattatttgtatattaattgttGTTAATATCTTCTCTCATTATagatatacttattattatttttttttttgcatcgtaataattattattacgcgttttcttattatctgaatgatataattttattacaattattaagtTGTAAATActgaatttattcaaaaataatgaaGCAAAGATAATTGTTCAGAATCAATTAAATGTATGAAGCAAATTCAATACATTGTACATTATGCATCGCaacatttctttcgttacaaaaaaaaagttattaattcatgaatttaattagtaCTGATTAGTATTTTCCTTCTCAACTATAAACGAGTTATATAAGACCTATGCTTAATGAAAGGATATATCTGTTACCCACATAAACTCGTTATTCTCAATAAATTGCAgacattcgatattttattaagtttccTCATCCACTAGCAGCAGCTCATCAATAATGAAAGTTCGTTATTGATCCAAGAATTGATATATCATAAAGAGTATGTGCGTATAGCAGCATCgagaaaatgttcaaaatcgtttcttttttcttttttcttttttcttcgaaaacgaAGCGTCTTCGACTTGTTTTCTCACGATTGTATGAAATAGATACAATGgctcataaaagtattttgcaactactatttttatgatagaaaagccaaaaaccaatctgaaaatatacataaaagttatttacaaacatatatttaataaagattagCACACAGCATTAATAGCCTCCTTGGTATGCCTAGAAAAAATCTCAAAAGTGGTTCCAGTAAATATTTAGGCTTATTTCATACATATGGAAAATGTTTGATGAAATGTTAAAtgactgtttaaatactttattgatttctacaaaatatctGCATACTTGTGTTAGGTGTTTTgtaatatctatgtatattttcagatttgctaaaaactttaccaatataGCTATGACAATCGGATTTTGTTACAATACTAATgacatttcaaaatgtttctttcaagacatatagtatattcataaaaggtgtCTTCTGCAAGAATATGAATACCTTCATGAGCAACTGTATAAAAAGAATGCCGTTACTTGACTCCTATTTTAATCTTCTAAAAGCTTTCCTGATCTTTCGTGGATTGAGTAATCGAGTGGGACTGATCATTGGGCGGTAATTGATGGTGGCAGTATTTTGTTGTACTAGAGTAGACGCAGTATTTCGTTGTACTCGAGTAGACGCAGTATCTCGTTGTACTTGAGTAGGTGCACTAAAACAACACATGGCAACacatttttttatggaaaaaagaTCCTGCTATTaatgtgtaaaataattttatattttgtagatacTTAAATTCATAAACACTAAAACGGAACGATGGTCTAGTATtgggattaaaattaaatccttCGGACTGGATTGAACCAGGTTCCTAAAAAGGAAATCatatattaatcataataatgttaatcATTTGTAAAACACAATCATTAACATAGTTGGTATCGCGAACCTCTAATATActacaatacaattttgtaaatttctttctataccGCTGTAAAAGTGCTTTCAAAAATAGGAATACGGTAACTCTTATCAGGTCATCGCATTATTCGAAATACTGTTTATCGACAAGTCATGATAGTCATATCTTATGATAGTAGCaatggaatttgaaaatgttacgtataacgtatataatattaggttgtccgaaaagtttctttcgttttataaggaaataatagatgcacaacattttctgttttatattattttactgaattttgaatgaaacgaaagaaacttttgggacagCCTAATCTATTGCTAAAAGATTTTTACGAGTGTTCGGTGTGTACAGAAGAGTGTACAAAGGGTGTACAGAATACAACAGAATAAATCGATTATCGAATATGCTAGGAATTTTTTCAGTGACTTAATACTTTTAGTTTACTTACAGCTGTATGATCTCCTGGTGACGAATCAAAATTAAACGCGCATTCTAGAGGAATAGATGATGAAGTAGACAATTGTTGACTTTGGGTAACAGGTTGCGATATAGAAAATGAACTTGTAGTTGGACATTGCGGAAATGCTGCTAGTTCCGGATTAGGTCCGTTAAATGTATAATCGGTGGAATCAATCGATATTTGAATCTGAGTCGATACAGGAGGTATCATATTCGTAGGAAAATTGAATCGAGTCCCATGCATTACAGCCGGTTCAGTAGGAATggcgttaaatataaatttttgatgtACACGTATAAGAGGCGTTGACTCGCCGGTAGACGTTCTAACAGTACTATCACCAGATACTACTGATGTCACTGACAATGTGCCACGTACAGTTGGCATCCCGAGTGTTGTATTAtatgttgtttctttttggtTTGTTGGTGTTGAATCGCAAGCTGCAGGTTTATTTTCTAGCACCGGAGAAGTGCAAGATTTACGTGAAATTGCGCCACCAAATTCACATTGTTTATTAGATAAACTAAAAGTAGTTGGTACCAAAATCGATGATTCGGGTGTTCCAGAATTATGCAAAGTTTGTGATGCATTAGGTACTTGGAATGCTGGACTTGATAATGTTGTTGTCGTTGTTGATTTCCACCAGAAAGGCGTAGATCTACTTTCTGCGTTATCACACGCTGACTCTTAACTTTTTGACGTTGGAGAACAAAGAAACTGGCTCGTACTTGTGTCACcaaatgaatattgttttttagataaattaaaagtaggtGGTTTTAAAATTGATGATTTGGATGTTCCAGATTTATGCAAAGTTTGTGCTGCAGTAGGTACTTGGAATGCTGGACTTGATAATGTTGTTGTCGTTGTTGCTTTCCAACAGAAAGGCGTAGATCTACCCTCTGCGTTATCACGCGCTGACTCTTTACTTTCTGACGTTGGAGAAACAAGAAACTGACTCGTACTTGTGTCACcaaatgaatattgttttttagaTAAACTAAAAGTAACTGGTGTTAAAATTGACGATTTGGGAGCTGGAAATTCAAGGTTATTCCATTTATCGGTCCATTCTTCTTTGCATGCACGTGAAACTGGTTCAAGTGTTTGTGcagtttttacgtatttattatttgacaaTGTTAGAGCATTAAAAGCGTTGGAAATATGTAATGTATCTACTATTGTACTAGAAGTCTTAATCGCTGGAAATTCTGGCATTGAGTCTTTCTTCAGATTCTCTGAATCTTGCTTTACATCGGCCTTTGCATCATCACCTtcaattcttcgaaatttatttctattttctgagATCGACGAAGCTGTATTTTCAGCTGTCTTTgctgtatttgtattttttcctccttcaAACATTGTCGCATATAAAGTTACTTTTAGATATTGTAACATCAATCTCCTGTTGGCCATCTctgttaatatcaaatttaacatTGGCAATATTTACAGAGATAGATTTAGTCGACGTTGTACCTGGAAATGATTAAATCCTGATAGCAATATTAGCAGTACAGTTAGCTATATTACAATTTGgacaaaaataacagaaataatcGAATCAACAATTAATGCAGTGAACTgtatagaaaatgttttattatatatttcacatatttttataacgtcttccttttttaattgtcctcgtaatattatacaaattcggaaattttaaattgtacaaaatagtAGGTCACATTAATATTCGGACCGTCTAAACCAGAATTACTTTTTAGAAATTGGACCAGAGGACTTGAATTTCTTGGAGAAGTTAAAAGGATTAGATTACCAAATGATATGGAAGATAGACttggaaagaaattgcaattagTTGGGATTGCGAAGAAAACAGTAATAGTCATTTGTCAtgacatttttatctaaaCCTGTAATGACTATTACGATCTTCTAACGATACGTTTCGTAGACTTATGTAGGTTATGTACATGCTTCAAGTTTCATCGAAATCAATTGATGCAGAAAGATGTAAGAATTGTTAGATAGATGTAGAATTGATAGATGTGGAAAACAGGTTtcgttatttgcaattttataaatattgcagttttcgccattttgaatatttagttTATACCAATATTGATCGACGAACATTGAGCGCACAGTAGGggttaattaatcaaaatgaaacatttcataCCACATTATTTACGACGATTAAAAGCAGTTCAGTGAGCATTTAAAGGATTGatcaattagaatataacaCAATTTACATATCCACATTTAACACATAGTTAGACAAGCAGAATACTCAAATCTGTAGTTAACAGTTATAAATCAATATGAATGATATATGAAATTCGAGATAAAATACAGGATAACAGAATAAGCCAACGCCCAAATCACGTTGAATAcactcgttcccgtccgaACACGAGAAACTTAAGCAACGCTGGGCACGGGTGGGGTAGTACTCTAAGATAGGTGACCACTAGGGGGGAACTGCGTGTGGTGTTGGTTTTTTCAGAGGAGGTCAGCCCAACATTGAACTGGTTGAGAAGATGAAGCGAGCAGTAATTGAACGAAGAAGGAGATACGGAGCATGAAAAAGGACAACCCTGATGATTGCCGACGCCGGGTATTACTGGGGTTGTCAGCCCTCAAAGCAGAGAAAGGAGGGCGGGGAAGGgtttttagtgggtatggcaacaACATCCGCCCGAGTCCCCCACATAACCCCAGTGATGCGGGTCACTGGGTatgcgtaacagcatttttttcccctcctcacgcaaaaaaaagaaaagaaggacaatcgaataaaatagccAAGCATAATATGATAGTTTGATAATGGAATCTTGAAGCAGTTTCCTTCGTTCAATGTTacactattttcttttactatttatgAACAAGGCAATTGTCGAAATGATtgcaaaatgtattataataaaacagatcGTATTTTTACGGATTGGCAGTTGTGACCGATTTGTAGATTTGTTTAACAATTGCAGTGACATCGTGATGAATTGTGGGGATACACTCCGGCATAATACAGGCTCAGAATCGCGTAATGATAGAAAaacttttcctccttttcctttttttcttttacgagATTTTAAGATCATCATTTTCCGAAAATGGAATTCTATCGtatgttcttttatattttctctaatcgatacatttatttattctttatagaaGAATATTGAGATTCTTTGCCTTAAAATGCCTTCGTACTTACGTAACTCATTTTGAGATAGCAGAGGCATGATCATTATGAATATGTTTTCACACACGGACAATAATTCAGTCACGTAGCAGGTGGCAGGTAGCAGgtacataaaacatataatttaacaaacacgaagatggcacccagCTGGGGGCAGCCACCCAcctgctatattttatttttattcttttattaccaataaataagatataatattttaccaaatgtccttcaggacaaattgtaaaaaccaagataaactaaaaaaagataaaaaaaataaaaaaaacgtagCATGCAGAGCTGAATTTTATCTGTCCACTTTGAAGAATCACTACGGTTGAAACGAGGATAAAAAGTCGCATTTATGTTGTTTCATTTTAGTACACACAAATGGAAACAGCGTTTATCCGTCGCATCTGTGcgaagtgaaatataaattcgccGAAAGCGACGTTTTCCGACGAATCGTCCGCTGTATCGATCCGCAGTGAGAGAGTGTAAATTTGACTTTACTTAGAACTCGCAACTACGAAGGAACAgtaagt
This genomic window from Bombus pascuorum unplaced genomic scaffold, iyBomPasc1.1, whole genome shotgun sequence contains:
- the LOC132915616 gene encoding uncharacterized protein LOC132915616 encodes the protein MIPPVSTQIQISIDSTDYTFNGPNPELAAFPQCPTTSSFSISQPVTQSQQLSTSSSIPLECAFNFDSSPGDHTAEPGSIQSEGFNFNPNTRPSFRFSVYEFKYLQNIKLFYTLIAGSFFHKKMCCHVLF